One region of Macadamia integrifolia cultivar HAES 741 unplaced genomic scaffold, SCU_Mint_v3 scaffold2525, whole genome shotgun sequence genomic DNA includes:
- the LOC122066684 gene encoding uncharacterized protein LOC122066684 — protein sequence MIRERIKIALSWQKSYADNKRKPIEFVVGEKVFLKISPIKGIKRFGKGDPSHVLSAVEPLELDDDLSYEEQPKGIYDRKEYQFRSQTISYVNIKWKNHSEQEASWEKEDEVKDK from the exons ATGATCAGGGAAAGAATCAAGATAGCTTTATCCTGGCagaagagttatgcagacaacAAGAGGAAGCCTATAGAGTTTGTggtgggtgaaaaagtatttctaAAGATTTCACCTATCAAAGGCATCAAGAGATTTGGAAAAGGAG ATCCTTCACATGTATTATCTGCTGTGGAGCCTttggagttggatgatgatctaAGCTATGAAGAGCAGCCCAAGGGAATTTATGATAGGAAGGAATACCAATTCCGGAGTCAAACCATTTCATATGTGAATATCAAGTGGAAGAATCATTCTGAACAAGAAGCTTCTTGGGAGAAGGAAGATGAAGTGAAAGATAAGTAA